TCGGGGCTGTATGCACAGTTACGTACATGAAACTGGTTTATGCAAGCACTCCAGCACCAGGAAGAGCTGTAACTGAGAGTTACAGGAATTAAAACTGCTTACCAGACTCCTGACAATCTTGGGAAATGACTTAAACCAAGAAACATATCCCTTCAGGGAAAGGGAGAACTGTTTCAGGTGCAGGTCCTCTGCTGAAGTCTTCTcgaaaatggaaaaggaagccACGCAGACCGACAGGAACGCCAGCATCGTCACGGCGTAGGCCAGCAGCAGGCCGTCCTTCAGCAGAAGAGGCAACATGCTGTTAAAACAGAATTACCCGCAGAAGTGAGCGCACATTCCGAGTTACAAGAAtgtaaaaagaagaggaaaaagcataCATTTATACTTACTAGAATTAGGGAAGAAACAGAGTCCAACTCACCTGAAAGTTGATACAAGTAAAAACCATGTAGCCATAAAAGGGATTTCATTGATGATTAAGCAGACTGGCCTAGAACGAAAAGAGGAAAACCAGGCATGCAGACACCAAAGTGACAGCAGTTTGTCCTCACAACGCTTCAGATGGATGCTGCACTCCCACCCtctgggaggcagggcagggctctgctccccacagaCACCAGCACAGAGAATCTGGGAACAGGCAGTGCCTGGCGCACTGCACCCTCTGCagaggcaccctgcagcccctgtgTCCCAGCGCCCAAACGCTCTGCACTGTGTGGGGCTCTGCGGCAGGGTGGTCACTCAGCAGGACCCTGCAGCACCACACGCCGTCAGCATGCACAGTCAGCCAGGTCAGTGCCCGCTCTGCGCgaggctgccaggagcagggggcTGCGGAGCGAGCAGGAGTTCTCCGGCACTGGTTCAGCCTGCCCGTCAGGCGTGAACCAGAAGGGTTCAGAGGGCTGTGCCTCTCCAGCCCTCCTTTATCAAACGTTACTTTCGGGAGCACACAGGGCACTCACGCAGAAGAGCAAAGCTGCTGAGTGTCCCTGCTGCCCTCGCCTCCTTCGGGGTGGGGGCTGGGAAGAACACACCTTAACACAAAGGCAGAGAGGACCCCTTTTCTGTCCCTGTTGGAGAGGTACTGACTGGCACCGTGCTCCAGCCATGCTGGGCAGCCCGGTAGGTGTCTCTGCTGTCTGTGGCAGCATCGCCTTTAGCAAGCCCCCAGGCAGTCCATCCCCGGGCAGGCAGCTGTGTTCTGTGCCCGTCCTATGCCAGGAAGTGCAGGCAGAACACCGGCCCGGAGGGACGAGCAAAGCAGGAGACCACCGTGGCTGTATTCATATCAATTCATTTACAAGTTATTCAGAAAAGCAAATGTATGGAGTTTTTAAAATCCAATGTGTTTGTAAGTGAGAAAGCAGCACGCAACAACAAGATGGGGAAAAGAAGATCAAAATATatccacagaaaaataatttacttACACTGACACTAGAAGAATAGATTTTTCGTGTACTTGAaaggagaacaggaaaaatgacAACGCACAACTAACCTTAGAGAAGGAAATCAGAGGTACGTTAGTACATGTGACTGCAATGCCAAGCGCTGGTTTAGTTTCTCTGTTGGCACAGATTTACATGAAGGTATGAGCTAAATGATCTGATTTTTCTAATTAACTGCTACATTTACTCCAGCGCAATTTCCAAGTACACAGAGCTACTTCTGTAACCACctatacatacaaaaaaatacattttttgaaaGCTTACCCAGAACTGTTCAGAAAAGACGTCCTGTAAAGAGCCCTCACTCTTGGTTAGCTTTGCTGACAAGACTGTCCCCACTAAGTAAACACCGTGTTCACGTACAAAAGCACCGGCAAAGTTCAGTCGTGGGGGGAACTAGCCACCTTTTTGACATAAAATTCTGCTCATCATCATGAACAGCCAATACATCAAACTAAACAAACTGTCTTTTTTCCCACCAAATAAAAACACACTGTAAAATATAAACCAATTCTTAAAAAGGATAAACATTAGTTTTAGGCAATGTTGCACTAAACTCGCAAACAATActcacaaaaaattaaaaataggaatTATCTTATAACTATTGAAACCTTAGGCCCAGCTCCACATAATTTTGATTTCAAGGAAAACTGATTTTTGCATGCAAGTCATGTTAATGTACTTAAATTCCATGATATAGTATGactaagaaaaagcaaacatttaggaaaacagtatcattttcttttcaaactgcTAATGAGCCTCCAATGTCCATCTCGGGACTTTTTTATTGAATACTGCAGCCAACGCAGTAAGAAAAACTAACACTTTGAAAGCTAAACAAAAAGAGGAGGAATTCCAACTCTATATGAGGCTCTGATGTGTAGGGAATCTTCTAAGATTCTTCAGAGGAAGataataaaaatacagcactAAATAAAGAAAATTGAGGCTAAGGACAAAATTCTGGATTTCAAAGGCCAGTCAGACCCCCCAGATGCGTGACAGCAAGACACTTTTTAACCGATCTCTTCAGCAGAGACAGAACGGCGTTTAACGGTACCCGCGCTTCTGCACACTGCGGCAGCTGTAAGTGGCACTGTTGGTCACACACCAGTGCTGGATGCAAAACAAGGAGCAATTAAAAACATACACTTACCAAAGCAAATTTAAATCCTCGGAGAGAAGGCTGGACGGTTAGTTTTATACAAGTAGGAAGCAGGCTCAGGAACGTTACAGCAAAACTAAAGAATTTCataagaaaaacagttttaataCATGAGTAACTACATCCATGATATCACATTATCACTTTTGAAAACTATCTAAGTTAGAAATTCAGTTGTAATATTCAGAAGTACCAAATCACTCCAGGAGACTCAATGGCAAGAGAAGAGCACTGAGCAGTCCACATTGCCGTAAGCGCTTTTGAAAAAGGAATAAAGCAGTCCCATTAGTATTTCAGACTTTCTAGACCTAGGCTTGAATCTTTCACTTAGTCAAAAAACAGAGCTGTGAGCTCTGACTTCTAAGAGCACTGAAAGAGGTAATTCTCTGAAGAGGGAAGAATGCAAACTTTAACTCAGTTTAACCAACGAGTAGCTTAAATCACTATGTAAACAAGCAGGAAATTTTTCAGTCACAAATATTCGTAACAGTACTTGGGGGAACCCTTATCACTTGGGAGAACAGTACAGGataggaaagaaaacattttttccaaggCTTTAAACACCACTTCTCATAATTCTTTGACAAAAAACCCTCATTTTGCAAAAAATAATGCAAATCAACTACTTAATGCACTTCAGTTATGTCTTACCTGAGTTTCAGCTGAGTTTGAGGTGATACTATATTCTTTATCTTTACAAGGATGCTTAGACTGCACCAAATATTGGCTACTTTATcctggaaggggggaaaaaaaaaaaatgtaattagtaATGATTACATTCATTGAAGCGTATGTGTATAACAACAGTGGGGCCTGGGAGGTGGGGGATTGTGGGGATTTTACCATGATATTGCAAAGACACTTGCAGATATACATAATATTCTTCGATGTACTTTAAATTATTCTGATCTTCAAAAATGGAAAGTTTCAAGAGACTCAATTAAAACATGTTCTAAAATAACTGAGAAATAGTTCTCCAGCACAAAAGACTACTTCTTAACTCATGAGACCACACATTTTGTGAAAATAAGGCTCTGAGACTATCTGTCCCTGATAAACACGGGCACATAGGAATCTTTTTTCAAATGTGAAGACGTTCTGTACACTGTCACATTTCATTACATACCTGAATGTATTTAGCTGTGCTTACTACTTGCTAGCAGTGACAGAGTTAACCTCTAATAAATCAAGAAGCCTAAAGACATTAGCAGTTGTGCTAGGAtcactttcaaaattaaatttgtaACTACAGCTATCATGCTTGTGAAACTCATCCCTAAACAGCTGCTTGAATCACAGCTGTGTAGACATAACAGCAAGAAAGCTACCAGCACCGGCAACTGAGCCCTCTTCCTCATGTGCTCACCAGCAGTACGGAATATGCACTCCAAATCTGCCGAGGATTACAAGCGAACAGAGGGTTTGGCAGCACCGAACGCACAAGACGCCTACTTAATAGCCAATACGATTTTACAACCAGCGGCATTTGTTGCTGCTTCTGTAAATGGGAACCAATTCAAAGAACCTGTTACACGCACCCCAGTATAAATTTACTGCGCATTGCTTACGTGGACAATTTCTCATTTTATCTAGATTAGCTTCCAGCAAGTCACTCCCCTGATCAACTCAGAAAAATATTTGGGCTAATATTAGACTAAAATCCTTAAGCCCTTTCAGACTCATTGGTTATTGTCATttacaaatttcatttttaaacttcGCACTGGATAATAAGAGCCGTGATCCAAACTATTTATTCAGAAATTCTGGATAATTCCCAAGGAATAGGGTCAttgtttggggtggggttttttttgggggggtgagtggggatggggatgtCTTTGTaggtggtttgtttgggtttttttaaaataaactagcAGAGAATACACTGAGAACACTTCCATATCACTGCCTAAATAAAATGCTGCCTTTGGTACATCACCATGAGCTGCTGTGAAAAAGTGCCAGTCATGGTATTATTTACATTTAAAGATTAAAAGAAGACTTAAGATGACTCAAACTATGCAAGCGTTTGCTTAAGTCCCTGTGACACGAAAAACTGAAAATTCAAAGCTTCGTTTTATTGGTTACACTTGAAGTTCAGAATCTGCTTTTAGAAATGTAGCATTAAGACTCCTGCCCTAATCGAGCAAAACAACAACTCCCTGTTACTTGGGAAATGAGCAGCCTTTCTCTTAGCAGCGAGACTTAGTAAAGGAGTAATTGCTTTACTGGATTAAGGCTGCGATACTCAGCACCCTGCAGCATGCAAATGTCGATAGCCTGAGGAAACGTAAAAGCAGAACCGGCCTAAAACTTTTGGGAAATATTGTGAAAACTTGCATGTGGGTCAAAAAGGAAGTTCTAGGCTGCACtcaaagcacctttttttttttttttataatgaatcCTGTTGAAAAAAGCTGAGCAGAACCAAAAACAGAGACTGAAGCCGTTAACTTTTAAGGTTACATCTTCTGACACTGTCAATTACTATGGAATCTATTTCAATGGAAAAATGTATGGATTGAAGTATGGGTTTGATGATGGGATAAGTGTTGTCTACTCATATAGTATCCTGGAAGATGCCAGCTGAGCTGGGGTTAAATACTGGATTAAATAACTGGCAAGAAATGACTGCTGAAGAAGCCATCTCAAATTACTAGTTCTGTGGTGTGTCTCCCACATGAAATCCCTAAAGGTCACGATGAAGGTTTCTCAAGGGATCTAAGAATACAGAACATTTAcagtggggtgggggagaagaaaACATGCATGCCTCAAACAAGCCTCGGTCAATGGGAAAGAGTCTTCTGAGTACTTGCATGATTTGTTCCATGTCGGTACAGAACGGGAGCcagcagacagcaaaggaaagcaCCACTGTCCCAACTATTTTAGTTAACAACACTAATCTGTAATTGAGAGAAAAAGcttacatcagaaaaaaagaaatccagctaCTGGTAACAAAAGTCAGTTCTTAGTTTACAGTTtatagcataattttttttttttttttttaaagaaagatacaGAACTGAAGGTAACAAATCTAAACCAAAAGAGCTACCGGTACCACAGAAAAAGTTCATCATCCCCAGACTGGTGAGAACAAGTCCATGAGAACCAGAGAGCCACTGCTGTCAATCTAATCTGGTCACCCACTGCAGCCCATACTTAACTGGGCTTACAGAACGCACAGTGCTAAGAAAGGACACACCTTAACAGGTTTTGCTGTCTGTTCAGTGGAAATACTTCACGTAGATCTcaacaagaaatatttatttcgCAGGAGAGGAATACATTACAAGAAGGTAAGTATCCTCCACTAGAAATGAATTCAGAAATGCCCACATGCAAACAAGGAGAATCACATTCTCAATGCCAGGCTGCCTGGGTGTATTCTTGTGaaagataaaatgttttaaagtcaCTTACCCCTTTCCTTTCAGTCCCTTCTTGAAGCACTTTCCAAGTAAATAGCAAAAAAAGGGTAGAGAATGGTAGAGTTCCATTTGCTTATAATTTAAGGCCAAGCAAAACGCCACTGACCCCAAAAGGTCCCAGTCGTAAGACAAACACAGTACGCCCCACAAGGCAAAGCCAAGGCTCACTGAGTTGTACATGGTTTCTTGTGTCAAGGACAGGATACGCATCTTAGTACTCAGTAACGAATGCCCTGAGGGACGAGCATGAAACAGCGCGCAAAGGAAGTTTTTCCAACCTAGCTTTAAAAACACATTGCCAGTTGTGAGTATGTTGTTCACAGATAGGAGTAATTTTACTTCTATTTAAAGTGTTCCAAGGTTTGACTCAAAGCTTGTACAGGCAAATATGAGGACAAATTGTGTGTGTTAATTATACATGTAATGTACATTCAGTCAGCCAAGCTTCTGGTGACAGTGACGGTACTCTAAGATGCATCAGGGTAAACTTTTTTTCTTGGTATTTACATGATTAAGGCTAAAGctttggtctctcctcccagctcccaaAAGATACGTGCAGAATATTCAAATACGTCagtatttaaataatatattatttaGTTCAAGGACTCCTGGGGTTTTTGTGATTATACTTGCAGTGCACCCTCATCCATGACCAGTTCCCCTGTCTGCTAATACTGTACAAACAATGAATAATAGTTACTAAAAGCAACGTTACTTCCTTATGACTTTGAGAACAGGTTCCCAAGCTCAGCAGAGTTTGAAGAGACTAAGCTACACTTACTAATAAATTGCAACAAAATATTAGCTTAGccttttactattatttttacaCAATAAGAGAAACCAAATAAAGGCTACTTGCATTGTCAGaaatttcacagtattttctcTTTGTCAATATAAATAACTATGAGAACACATTCAGATTTTCTATGTTGTTTTCAGCCCACCACATATATTTGAAATCTCATCAACAAAGCTTTATAGCAaaagaacacacagaacagattGCTGCCTTCCTCCTTGTACAtcttttacatatttaaaaattgTAACCCTGTGCTGCCTTCTGACCACCAGCTTCTCTCACCTAAGATAAACCACGTTCATTCCCATCCCCGTTCTTGTGAGTGATGTCTCCAGATGACATACAGCTTTACAGAGTCACGCCAAAAGTAGAATTTCAGAATTCCCAAACTACAACTGAAATAGCCAATagcattatgattttttttttccttcaaattctgCTAAGATATGTCACCTTCCAAATTCACCATGCACTCTCTTGGAAGAAAACCACAAATTAGTAAAATTTCAATTCGATTGTCAAAACTTGATTTAGTAGAGGCTGAGATTCAGTCTCTCCTTGGAATATTTAAATATCCACATTTATCACAACTCCAGGACTGCGTCCCTCTGGCTCAACAGCACTGAGCGGCACAGCCTGGAGTAGTCAACGAACAGCATTTGCTTGTTGATGTGCAAAACAAGTATCAAACCAGAAATCTTATTAAAAAAGACCCACCTGTGAAGGTGTCTCCCACCAATACTGACTAGTTAGCTCTGACGGCCTAACTCGTATTAGGGGCCTAGCTTTTAAAAGGTTAGGCATGAAGTGAAGCGAATCCAATCTCACGTAATTGTAAAGGCAAGACAGAACGGCACGCTTTATAGAACGGAACATTTTACACAACTATACTTGGCATCTCAAGAGGATCTCGGGCGATTCCCTCTCCAAACACAAGTCACAGGAGCACAAGCCACCACTCGTCTCACTGTCGTAGCACCACTGACGTTTTCTGCAATAAGACTGACTGGCAGAAATACGAGCTTGAGGCACACTAAGAACGTTGGTCATGTTTAGATTGATTTGTCCCCATATCAACTATTTATCTCCAATGTATTTCAGACTTATGGTTTTCTTTAACAGCTCTGCTTTGGGGTAGGCGGAAGCCCCTCACATGACTTCGTACGCAAAGGTAACCTTCTGCCCAGCTAAAGACAAGTACTAAAGAACAGAGCTACTTTGTAAATGGAAATCCATTTCCCTGCAGAACAAGGATACTGAAAGTGTCCGTGGTCGATAAGAATGAGGCCTGGGTAAAGCAGTATACAGAGAGCACTAGAAACCTGGaaagaaggatgaaaaaaaagagagaggaaaatgattatttttaaggTAGACATTAGACAGAGGAACTTAGACTACTTCTCCAGTACAAAAAAATTGCCCCTCCATGGTGCATCCTATATGTACGAATCTTATTCTCTAGAAGTAATCTTCTGTCAGCAATATTTGTAAGAATAAAAAAGGATAAAGTTTTTTCATAAATAAGAAAATATTGAAGGGAGACCAGCCCACCCTTTGCCAACCAGCTCAAAGATCATCCACACCCATCTTCACCCTCGGAACCGCTCCAAAAACCAGAAGACTTATTATTCCAAAAGTCTTGGTTCTACCATAAGGAGTGTGCAAAACAAAGCAGTTCCTGGCTTCCCCCACGTCACAGCACAAATCTTGGTTTTACTACCCAAGTaataaattcagaaagaaatacaATTCAGGAGTTCATGGCTACTAAACTTCAGAGCACCGTGTTATTGTTATTGAAAGCATTAAAATAATTGCTGTAAGATAAgttaatggcttttttttctttttaactgaaaagCCTTTAATGCAAGATATAGTGACTGTCATCAGTTTTACATCAATTGAAGCCATCGCCGGGTTCTATATTTTAATTAAGTCTCATACTGTTACATTTCTACCCTGTTTTAACAGTATGTTTTCTCTGGTTTTTAATTCACACACACCCCAGATACTTGCCTTCTTTTTAGTAGATGTTTCCTTCAAGGAAAAACAATATAAAATAACTGCAGGAATATAAACCAGCAAATCGgcgaaaaacactgaaaaataaagattaaCTTCAAGTTAGAATCCTCCCACATACCTCACCTCAATGCTATTCCAGTTGTGTGTTTTCACCTGGGTTGTGAATCTTTGACTCTGCTTACAGTTTTAACCTCTTGGTCGTATTtggtgtaaaaaaaaaccccactcagaTGATAATAACTACACAGTGTTGGAGTGAGACTAGTTGCCCACCTTTTGAATGTGGGGTTTGCATCTCTATCCTCACTGAAAACTTCAGCCATTCAACTGAAGTTCAGAAGTCCTGTGACCGTAGTTTCAGCTGAGTATGTTTTTCTATTGTCTTACATTGCATTACAGTATGTTTCATTGCTTTAAAGATAGCTCAGGTTTGGCAGCTGTGCCAAAGCCAGTTTTCAATTGTTCTGGTGAAGACAACGAAAAAATACAGgcaaataaacattaaaaatatcagCAGCTTCTTCATTAGAATAAACTGGGTAGTTcaaaggacaaaaagaaatagGTCTACAGAATTTGATCTTGTTAATGTTTCTAACACTCATTTCTGATGTCCAAAAGCTGCTGCTTCCATGTGCTCAGCTGTTTGGGCTTCTGGCACAGCCTCAGTCAATAAGGGAGCACGCTCTAGTTCCTCACATGCCGAAATGAGAGAAGGCATTCTTAATTCTCAAAAGAAATCAACTACAACTAGATCCAGTCAAGCTGTTTGATGGAACAGACAGTCTGAAGACACAAAGAATTAAGAAGCTCTAGATTATAACAATCTCCAGTGTATCTGTGTGAATTACTAGTGATGTGGACAAACAGACTAAAACTCATTATTTGGCTTTGATCATCCGCCTACAGCAAATACACATGACAAAAAAACAGAACCAGCaggtatatattatatatattgcatatatatattttatatatatattttatatatataaatataaaattctgCCTAGAATTATGTCAGCTCCTGCTCATGCTTAAACCATCTGGTGAATTCTTCTTAAGTGTGCTCTCAAGAGCCTGAGAAAAATCTCACATTATTTCTATAAACCAGTTTCAGAAAATGTGCAGTTATTCCAAGGGGAAAGTATGCTTTGCCTCTTTGTAGTCATGGGCTTTGGAAGAAAATGTCAGGTAGCCAGTGATGCATCATTTTGCAGGCTTAAGCCAAATATACCCAAGGCATTagcaaaacaaatacacagaCACTTAAAATAAAGGTGCAATACCAACAGCTACATTGACCATTTGGAATTCCTTTAATGCATTCTCCTAATGGCTATTGTTAAAAGAGGGTTATCGGTTCTCCTAGATCCATCCGTGGCTTGTCAAGTGAGTTGATTTCAAAATTAATAAAGACCATTTCAAGGGTAATTAAgttccagtgattttttttttttccaatcaattACTAAAGACCAGACTGAGAGGTTTGTGAAGTACAGAAAAGCTATCGATGAACAACAAATTCTGCCGTTGCAATCAGAAAGCATTTTGTGGAACTCTACTGTTACGCAAAAGACaggtttaaaatgaaagaaaacagtaacaggATAACACGGCACCTGCCACTGCTTACAGAACAAGAGCAcactgggcacactgctgtcctACCAATACAGCTACTGAATTCAGTTATCTACAGTTTTTTTCTGCACTTATTG
This sequence is a window from Opisthocomus hoazin isolate bOpiHoa1 chromosome 6, bOpiHoa1.hap1, whole genome shotgun sequence. Protein-coding genes within it:
- the ALG6 gene encoding dolichyl pyrophosphate Man9GlcNAc2 alpha-1,3-glucosyltransferase → MEKWSLMTITVLLALTVRWTVSLGSYSGAGKPPLYGDYEAQRHWQEVTYNLPIRQWYFNTSDNNLLYWGLDYPPLTAYHSFLCAYIAKLINPDWIALHTSRGYESQPHKLFMRTTVFFADLLVYIPAVILYCFSLKETSTKKKVSSALCILLYPGLILIDHGHFQYNSVSLGFALWGVLCLSYDWDLLGSVAFCLALNYKQMELYHSLPFFCYLLGKCFKKGLKGKGLVLLTKIVGTVVLSFAVCWLPFCTDMEQIMQVLRRLFPIDRGLFEDKVANIWCSLSILVKIKNIVSPQTQLKLSFAVTFLSLLPTCIKLTVQPSLRGFKFALVSCALSFFLFSFQVHEKSILLVSVPVCLIINEIPFMATWFLLVSTFSMLPLLLKDGLLLAYAVTMLAFLSVCVASFSIFEKTSAEDLHLKQFSLSLKGYVSWFKSFPKIVRSLFLLSITLMGVLSLMSAAVHPPQTLPDLFPVSVSVISCLHFLLFLVYFNVVILWDSKNSRSQKKIS